A window of the Dictyostelium discoideum AX4 chromosome 4 chromosome, whole genome shotgun sequence genome harbors these coding sequences:
- the ttc4 gene encoding tetratricopeptide repeat domain 4 yields MSTADATGGLTEEEENILWERSVIAWKQQKEERKKSNQELIDRGEKPIDYDNDWKDLPIFMQELPEEPSSNQYLAAFQSLSNDCTPEERAETFKNLGNDYFREGKSRFNDALYYYNKALSVKCNDMTKNSIYLSNRAAINMELGNYGLVIKDCTVSVEFNPLNMKAYSRMARAQLQLSKYQDSIKTCDLGLSHEPTNKDLSTIRENANKKLQDIKKREQDKIDKENQLKQQQQLLATKLYEKNKYKLGHQIFDMSQYTYQSDRKVTIDQNNDVHFPVVFLYPEFGKSDFIMDFQEDHTFGDHLQMMFPPENPEFAPWDTKKEYTMDRIEVYFETNWTKPILSDIKIKEIEKKWIRVKHTTDIAKVISHPTYIIPEIPIFYIVSRGNLFYKKFLENKL; encoded by the exons atgtcAACAGCAGATGCAACAGGAGGATTAacagaagaagaagaaaatatTCTTTGGGAAAGAAGTGTTATAGCATggaaacaacaaaaagaggAAAGAAAAAAGTCAAAtcaagaattaattgatagAGGTGAGAAACCAATTGACTATGATAATGATTGGAAAGATTTACCAATTTTCATGCAAGAATTACCAGAAGAACCATCATCAAATCAATATTTGGCAGCATTTCAATCACTTTCAAATGATTGTACACCAGAGGAAAGAGCTGAAACCTTTAAGAATTTAGGTAATGATTACTTTAGAGAGGGTAAATCACGTTTCAATGATGCCCTttactattataataaagCATTGTCAGTCAAGTGTAATGATATGACAAAGAATTCAATCTATTTATCAAATAGAGCAGCAATCAATATGGAATTGGGAAATTATGGTTTAGTAATTAAAGATTGTACAGTCTCAGTCGAATTCAATCCATTGAATATGAAAGCCTATAGTCGTATGGCAAGAGcacaattacaattatcaaaataccaagattcaattaaaacttgTGATTTAGGTTTATCACATGAACCAACCAATAAGGATTTATCAACAATTAGAGAGAATgctaataaaaaattacaagatattaaaaaacgtGAACaagataaaattgataaagaaaatcaattaaaacaacaacaacaacttttaGCTACAAAActttatgaaaaaaataaatataaattaggTCACCAAATATTTGATATGTCACAATATACTTATCAATCCGATAGAAAAGTTACAATTGATCAAAATAATGATGTTCATTTTCCAGTTGTATTTTTATATCCTGAATTTGGTAAaag tGATTTTATTATGGATTTCCAAGAAGATCATACATTTGGTGATCATTTACAAATGATGTTTCCACCAGAAAATCCAGAATTTGCACCATGGGATACAAAGAAAGAATATACAATGGATCGTATTGAAGTTTATTTTGAAACAAATTGGACTAAACCAATTTTATCAGATATAaagattaaagaaattgaaaagaaatgGATTAGAGTTAAACATACAACTGATATTGCAAAGGTTATTTCACATCCAACTTATATTATACCTGAAATTCcaatattttatatagttTCAAGGGGTAATTTATTctataaaaagtttttagaaaataaattataa
- the argC gene encoding N-acetyl-gamma-glutamyl-phosphate reductase has product MLRNSNKLIKSVIKNESTLLKCKNNNQRVVNYSSSSTSITSGNGIYSQIKKIEEFVSKKPSVTKVSSSSATINFNTSKSGSTNTTAVDYSKSVKIKDQKQIVLVKIGGGVIESDISSLIGSLNFLKKIGLFPIVVHGGGPQLNAELAAAGEPAEYVEGLRVTPPSVLAIAQRVFLRENLKIVEALESSGTKARPVTQGVYQATPLDPKLYGFVGNVTKIHTDALASCITNDYVPVISSLAMTPEGQVLNINADVAALELAKSINPLKILFINTTAGMKDGDGKVMQHIKLDEQYADLMKQPWVKHGTKLKLKEFKSCLDVLPPSTSITITSPDLLMKELFAKDGSGTTVERGEVMHSHESPSFDETKFFALIEKSTGTKGGRIDYQQLKTDLSKGVVKAFVNSHYTAGILVRPLSSGSSVSYVDQFFFFNNSIQSTEDSESVFKKMFENSSYIWKESSNNQLNNEWFKKIATGFITGATNNIFWTNIDTNKIENSIKECLSQSSTYLSGITKAASSKSASEKLLQDKNHKFRVGLIGARGFTGGNLVRLIDGHPNLELAIASSSTNFGKPITTEFPQLKSNLKFDNVKPENIDIFTRDHGIDGWFMALPDKISSPYIQTLENSSESPVLVDLSSDHRFNEKWTYGQPETNRAAIKESKLIANPGCYATGMFLTLKPFVNDLVTPPSCFGISGYSGAGSKPSEKNDPTRLSDNILPYKLVQHTHELEVSHQLGSPIYFMPHVGQFFQGITLTISMELKYPMTKEQVVERYQKFYQNEPLIKIDKDGIPEVKSNSGKHTVTIGGFAVNGNHLVVVTTLDNLLKGAATQALQNMNICLGLDELASIKNEL; this is encoded by the coding sequence ATGTTAAGAAATtccaataaattaattaaaagtgtaattaaaaatgaatcaacattattaaaatgtaaaaataacaatcaaAGAGTTGTTAattattcatcatcatcaacatcaattacTAGTGGTAATGGAATTTATAgtcaaattaaaaagattgaaGAATTTGTTAGTAAGAAACCATCAGTTACCAAAGTTAGTTCATCATCTGcaactattaattttaatacatCAAAGTCAGGAAGCACCAATACTACAGCAGTTGATTATTCAAAGAGTGTAAAGATTAAAGATCAAAAACAAATCGTTTTAGTAAAGATCGGAGGTGGTGTAATTGAATCGGACATTAGTTCATTAATAGGATCATTAAATTTCTTGAAAAAGATTGGATTATTTCCAATTGTAGTTCATGGTGGTGGTCCACAATTGAATGCAGAATTGGCAGCAGCAGGCGAACCAGCAGAGTATGTAGAAGGTTTACGTGTTACTCCACCATCAGTATTGGCAATTGCACAACGTGTTTTCTTAAGagagaatttaaagattgtTGAAGCATTGGAGAGTAGTGGTACCAAAGCAAGACCAGTAACACAAGGAGTTTACCAAGCCACACCGTTGGATCCAAAATTATATGGTTTCGTTGGTAATGTAACAAAGATTCATACCGACGCATTGGCATCTTGTATCACCAATGACTACGTACCAGTGATTAGTTCCTTAGCCATGACACCAGAGGGTCAAGTTTTAAATATCAATGCAGATGTAGCCGCTTTAGAATTGGCCAAATCCATTAACCCATTGAAGATCCTATTCATTAATACAACAGCCGGTATGAaagatggtgatggtaaaGTTATGCAACATATTAAACTCGATGAACAATATGCCGACTTGATGAAACAACCATGGGTTAAACATGGAACTAAATTAAAGTTAAAGGAATTTAAGAGTTGTCTTGATGTATTACCACCATCAACTTCGATCACTATCACAAGTCCAGATTTATTAATGAAGGAGCTATTTGCAAAGGATGGTAGTGGTACCACTGTTGAAAGAGGTGAAGTTATGCATTCACATGAATCACCATCATTTGATGAAACAAAATTCTTTGCTCTCATTGAAAAATCAACTGGTACCAAAGGTGGTAGAATCGattatcaacaattgaaaacCGATCTTTCCAAAGGTGTAGTTAAAGCATTTGTAAATAGTCATTATACTGCCGGTATTTTAGTTAGACCATTATCATCGGGTTCTTCAGTTTCCTATGTTGatcaattctttttctttaataattcgATTCAATCCACTGAAGATTCTGAAAgtgttttcaaaaaaatgtTTGAAAATTCTTCATACATTTGGAAagaatcatcaaataatcaaCTCAACAATGAATGGTTTAAAAAGATTGCAACAGGTTTCATTACTGGAGCCactaataatatattttggaCAAATATTGATACAAACAAAATTGAAAACTCAATTAAAGAATGTCTTTCACAAAGTTCAACCTATTTATCTGGTATTACCAAAGCTGCTTCATCAAAATCTGCATCAGAGAAATTACTTCAAGATAAGAATCATAAATTTAGAGTTGGTTTAATTGGTGCAAGAGGTTTCACTGGTGGTAATTTAGTTAGATTAATTGATGGTCATCCAAATTTAGAGTTGGCCATTGCTTCATCATCCACCAATTTCGGTAAACCAATCACAACTGAATTCCCTCAACttaaatcaaatttgaaATTCGATAATGTTAAACCAGAAAATATCGATATTTTCACACGTGATCATGGTATTGATGGTTGGTTCATGGCTTTACCAGATAAAATTTCCTCACCATACATTCAAACCTTGGAGAATTCAAGTGAATCACCAGTGTTGGTAGATCTTAGTTCCGATCATAGATTCAATGAAAAATGGACCTATGGTCAACCAGAAACCAATCGTGCAGCAATTAAAGAATCCAAATTAATCGCCAATCCAGGTTGTTATGCAACTGGTATGTTTTTAACATTGAAGCCATTTGTCAATGATTTAGTAACACCACCATCTTGTTTTGGTATTTCAGGTTATTCCGGTGCTGGTAGTAAACCATCTGAAAAGAATGATCCAACACGTCTAAGTGATAATATCTTACCTTACAAATTGGTTCAACATACTCATGAACTTGAGGTTAGTCATCAATTGGGTAGTCCAATCTATTTCATGCCACATGTTGGTCAATTCTTTCAAGGTATTACCCTTACAATCTCAATGGAACTCAAATATCCAATGACCAAAGAACAAGTGGTCGAACGTTATCAAAAATTCTATCAAAATGAACCGTTAATTAAAATCGATAAAGATGGTATTCCAGAGGTTAAATCAAATAGTGGTAAACATACTGTTACAATTGGTGGTTTTGCTGTCAATGGTAATCATTTAGTTGTCGTAACCACtttagataatttattaaaaggtGCTGCAACTCAAGCACTTCAAAATATGAATATTTGTTTAGGTTTAGATGAATTAGCaagtattaaaaatgaattataa
- a CDS encoding RNA recognition motif-containing protein RRM, translated as MDIDSISKLKVADLKKELENRSIKTNGMLKADLIDKLKEVLFKEQQSQEIKSNTNIENQLNTDKEKVNRVDKETIGSLERGKEEKETLEKEEKERSEKEEKEKLEKEKLEKERLEKEKIEKEKIEKEKIEKENQEKQKREDKEMVEKKENEDLNKKRKTENEVKDSSSSNENIQTKKKRIENESDNKIKNENTKHDDTIIPPQSSSLNSSSGSGSSGSSSSNNSSDTILISKLVRPFRVDMIETLMNEYGSVKNYWMNSVKSFCFVTYSTSEEAIKARNSLNGLVWPPLNRSKLIVEFSSESESNKAKNRELGILSQSLSSSSSSSSSSSKPTSTSTPVNTTTTLSNLSKQTKLNKNDNNNNNNNNKNIENKSNKKNIDENFRKTKTNPPIYWCPLTDQEVEEKRIYMNKRRSMNFNRPRY; from the coding sequence atggatattgatagtatttcaaaattaaaagttgcagatttaaaaaaagaacttGAAAATAGATCAATTAAAACCAATGGAATGCTAAAGGCAGATTTGATTGATAAATTGAAAGaggttttatttaaagaacaGCAATCACAAGAAATAAAATCTAATACAAATatagaaaatcaattaaacacagataaagaaaaagtcAATAGAGTCGATAAAGAAACCATTGGATCATTGGAAAGGggaaaagaagaaaaagaaacattagaaaaagaagaaaaggaAAGAtcagaaaaagaagaaaaagaaaaattagaaaaagaaaaattagaaaaagaaagattagaaaaagaaaagatagaaaaagaaaagatagaaaaagaaaagatagaaaaagaaaaccaggaaaaacaaaaaagagAGGATAAAGAGATggtagaaaaaaaagaaaacgaagatttaaataaaaaaagaaaaactgAAAATGAAGTCAAGGATAGCAGCAGCAGCAATGAAAATATacaaacaaaaaagaaaaggataGAGAATGAaagtgataataaaattaaaaatgaaaatacaaAACATGATGATACTATAATACCACCTCAATCATCATCTCTAAacagtagtagtggtagtggtagtagtggtagtagtagtagtaataatagtagtgatACAATTCTAATTAGTAAATTAGTTAGACCTTTTAGGGTGGACATGATCGAGACATTGATGAATGAATATGGAAGTGTTAAAAACTATTGGATGAACAGTGTGAAATCATTTTGTTTCGTTACTTACTCCACATCAGAGGAGGCGATAAAAGCAagaaattctttaaatggaTTGGTTTGGCCTCCTTTAAACAGATCAAAACTTATTGTTGAATTCTCCTCTGAATCTGAATCAAACAAAGCAAAGAATAGAGAGTTAGGAATATTATctcaatcattatcatcatcctcttcttcttcttcatcttcttcaaaaccaacatcaacatcaacaccagtaaatacaacaaccaccCTTTCAAATTTATCGAAACAAaccaaattaaataaaaatgataataataataataataacaataataaaaatattgaaaataaaagtaataaaaaaaatattgatgaaaattttcgaaaaacaaaaaccaaTCCTCCAATTTATTGGTGTCCTTTAACTGATCAAGAGGTCGAAGAAAAGAGAATTTATATGAATAAAAGAAGATCTATGAATTTTAATCGCCCAAGATATTAA